Proteins co-encoded in one Nicotiana sylvestris chromosome 7, ASM39365v2, whole genome shotgun sequence genomic window:
- the LOC104232143 gene encoding uncharacterized protein: MALLSPSTSSCITNSLFKSHFIIRNHLEPPWQCQKRSLFILTENVTNIHKPTRVSFQLPPLLHLRLGLRFCSLPFSSRFLLPCTSLPLLRRLRSPHLSSPMSSLTSDQNSNATPDAKTVRAVIKGRVQGVFYRDWTVENAKELGLKGWVRNRRDGSVEALFSGSPEKVQEMEQRCRRGPPAAIVTGLDVFPCDDDPGTGFERRQTG; the protein is encoded by the exons ATGGCATTGTTGTCACCCTCCACATCATCTTGTATCACAAACTCGCTCTTCAAATCCCACTTTATTATTAGGAACCATCTTGAGCCGCCATGGCAATGTCAAAAAAGAAGCTTGTTTATTCTTACCGAAAATGTTACTAATATACATAAACCAACACGAGTCTCCTTTCAGCTTCCTCCTTTACTACATCTTCGTCTTGGTCTTCGTTTTTGTTCTCTTCCGTTTAGCTCTCGTTTTCTTCTTCCTTGTACTTCTCTTCCTCTTCTGCGCAGACTTCGTTCACCTCATCTCTCATCTCCTATGTCCTCCTTAACCTCTGATCAGAATTCCAATGCTACCCCTGATGCTAAAACT GTTAGAGCTGTGATTAAGGGGAGAGTGCAAGGGGTGTTTTACAGGGACTGGACTGTGGAGAATGCTAAGGAATTGGGATTGAAGGGTTGGGTTCGAAATCGGAGAGATGGATCTGTGGAGGCTTTGTTTTCTGGAAGCCCGGAAAAGGTTCAGGAAATGGAGCAAAGGTGCCGGAGAGGTCCACCAGCTGCTATTGTCACTGGACTAGATGTCTTCCCTTGTGATGATGACCCTGGAACTGGGTTCGAGCGCAGACAAACTGGTTGA